In Granulicella mallensis MP5ACTX8, the sequence ATAAATTCAACCATCTGCTGCTCATCCAGTTCTGGTGGAGGCGTTGTACGAGTCGCCACGGGAACCCCGACTTCGAGGAAGAACTCGTCGTTCCCAGAGGGAGAGCAGATACAGATCATTCGGGCAGGCTTGGAAGATGCGTTATGAAACTGGTGCGGGGAGTTGGACGGAACATTGATCGTGTCCCCTGCCCGCACGGTGGACCTGCTGCCGCGGAAGGTCACTTCCATCTCGCCGTCGAGGAGGATAAAGGTCTCCTCGAACTCGTGACGATGCGGAGGCGGGCCACCGCCGGGCGGTACGTGCATATCGATCACGCAGAATCGATTGCCGGTGTGCTTTCCAGCGACGGTAATGGTGTATGTATCTCCGACCAGACCAACGTGTTGGGCAGTTTCGCCATCTGTCTGGGTGAACCCCAATACGCGATTGAGATCGTCGGGAGGCAGAAGTAGATTTCCGGATATCTTTTCAACCATGTGAGTTCTCCTTGGGTTTGCAATAAGTCTTACTGATGGCTCTATGAACTTATTGGTTGGACACGCTCAGGAAACTCCAAGCGTGAAGACAGTTTTGCCCACGGCAAGTCCAGACGGACGCTATAACCGTAAGCGCAGCAGGTTTTGTAAGGGCTATCTTTGAGCCCCAAACGCTCGTTCGTCGCGTCGCTCGATCATCACTGTCACAACCGCGGCCACGAGGCACAGTGTCATCACGACTGCGCTTGCGATTGGCAAGCGCATATAGCCGTACCCGGCGGCCAACACGATTCCACCAAGACTCGCGCCGAGAGCATTCCCAAGATTGAAAGCGCCCTGATTGAGCGTCGATGCCAGATTTGGCGCACCCTTCGCCTGCTCCACGATCCGCGACTGCAGTGGAGCGATTGCCCCGAAGTGCACCATGCCCCAGACAAACACCAACACCACCGCCGGCACCACATGCGGCATGGCTATCGGCATCGCAAGATGAATGGCAATCAACGCAGCCAGCCCACCCAATACCAGAGGCATTGGCTTCCAATCGCCGAGCCGTCCCCCCAGTAAGTTGCCTACGGTGATGCTTACGCCAAAGAGCACCAGCACCCACGTAACGGCGTGCGGTGTGAGACGTGTTACGGCCTCGAGCATCGGTGCGATGTAGGTAAAGGTGCAGAACAGAGCGACCGAAGATACCGTG encodes:
- a CDS encoding cupin domain-containing protein — its product is MVEKISGNLLLPPDDLNRVLGFTQTDGETAQHVGLVGDTYTITVAGKHTGNRFCVIDMHVPPGGGPPPHRHEFEETFILLDGEMEVTFRGSRSTVRAGDTINVPSNSPHQFHNASSKPARMICICSPSGNDEFFLEVGVPVATRTTPPPELDEQQMVEFMERAKALAPKYRTELLDKA